From Lolium perenne isolate Kyuss_39 chromosome 5, Kyuss_2.0, whole genome shotgun sequence, a single genomic window includes:
- the LOC127304515 gene encoding protein DETOXIFICATION 16-like yields the protein MAEAKRLLRLGGPIIISCLLMNLLNVVSIMVVGHLGEVRLAGVSLAVSLANVTGYIVLTGMATALDTLCGQAFGAGQHGLLCIYTQRTMVVLALACVPIVAVWANATRILVFLGQDRAIAAVAGEFTRWLIPSLGAYVPLLCHVRFLQAQSLVLPVTASSVVAVLCHVPVCWAMVYKTGMGSNGAAVSYTISCGVSVAILALYVRLSRRCENTWTGFSVQAFKGLGQIAKLALPSAMMICLEWWSFEILIFLSGLLPNPELETSVLSICVNTGSLLYMIPLGLAYSISTVVANELGSGKPQPAKLAARVVMCLAFTEGLVIALAMVFLRHVWGYMYSDKQQVVSYIARMLPILSISFFMDGLHGSLSGVLTGCGKQKIGAGVNLGTFYLLGIPTAALLAFVFHFNGTGLWLGVVCGSFMKLVLLLRIAWCIDWEKEALKAKDLVCSSSVAGA from the exons ATGGCAGAAGCGAAGCGTTTACTGCGGCTCGGTGGGCCGATCATCATCAGCTGCCTCCTGATGAACCTCCTTAACGTGGTGTCCATCATGGTCGTCGGTCACCTCGGCGAGGTCCGCCTGGCCGGCGTGTCCCTCGCTGTTTCCTTAGCCAACGTCACCGGATACATTGTCCTC ACCGGCATGGCGACGGCGCTGGACACGCTGTGCGGGCAAGCGTTCGGCGCGGGGCAGCACGGCCTCCTCTGCATCTACACGCAGCGCACGATGGTCGTGCTCGCGCTGGCCTGCGTCCCGATCGTCGCCGTCTGGGCTAACGCCACCCGGATCCTGGTGTTCCTCGGCCAGGACCGGGCCATCGCGGCGGTGGCCGGCGAGTTCACCCGATGGCTAATCCCGTCGCTCGGGGCGTACGTGCCGCTGCTCTGCCACGTGCGCTTCCTGCAGGCTCAGAGCCTCGTGCTGCCCGTCACGGCTAGCTCCGTCGTCGCCGTGCTCTGCCACGTTCCGGTGTGCTGGGCCATGGTGTACAAGACCGGCATGGGGAGCAACGGCGCCGCGGTAAGCTACACTATCTCCTGCGGTGTCAGCGTGGCCATCTTGGCGCTGTACGTGAGGCTGTCCAGAAGGTGCGAGAACACATGGACTGGGTTCTCCGTGCAGGCGTTCAAGGGTCTAGGCCAGATCGCCAAGCTCGCCCTGCCATCGGCCATGATGATCTG CCTGGAGTGGTGGTCATTTGAAATTCTTATATTTCTATCTGGACTTCTACCAAATCCAGAGCTTGAGACATCGGTGCTGTCAATATG TGTTAACACCGGATCTTTACTGTACATGATACCATTGGGTCTTGCTTATTCCATAAG CACGGTCGTTGCAAACGAGCTCGGCTCTGGGAAGCCACAACCAGCAAAGCTAGCTGCGCGAGTGGTCATGTGCTTGGCCTTCACTGAAGGGCTTGTCATAGCCTTGGCCATGGTTTTTCTTCGACATGTTTGGGGTTACATGTACAGCGACAAGCAGCAAGTGGTGTCGTACATTGCCAGAATGCTACCTATCCTCTCTATATCTTTCTTCATGGATGGACTCCACGGTTCTCTGTCAG GCGTGCTTACAGGCTGCGGCAAGCAGAAGATTGGTGCAGGCGTAAATCTGGGCACGTTCTACTTGTTGGGCATCCCAACGGCTGCGCTGCTTGCATTTGTCTTCCATTTTAATGGAACA GGACTTTGGCTTGGCGTAGTTTGTGGGAGCTtcatgaaacttgtgttgcttctACGTATCGCATGGTGCATAGATTGGGAAAAGGAG GCACTCAAGGCAAAGGATTTGGTCTGTAGTTCATCTGTCGCTGGAGCATGA
- the LOC127298733 gene encoding uncharacterized protein — MEASSRRHKPLAHLLAEPGNGLPVSDPAMYARAAVKEYDTTLLEEIIRRGCDRCMLQRQLHLAVQDDNIWVIREHWLRHLARAKDEGCHCSQQWSRCTPELAMLHRAECHDLAVMVNQVVRLSELWISRQGNLLKNNMVHTVSIPLIWPSSYQFGWSNGGSVKNICAFSVAEWCCRISGINAVNFGSAIISFC; from the exons ATGGAGGCCTCAAGCAGGAGGCACAAGCCCCTGGCGCATCTGCTAGCGGAGCCTGGCAACGGCCTGCCTGTGAGCGACCCGGCCATGTATGCACGCGCCGCCGTCAAGGAGTATGATACCACATTGCTTGAGGAAATCATCCGGCGGGGATGTGACCGTTGCATGTTGCAGCGACAGCTGCACCTCGCAGTCCAGGACGACAACATCTGGGTTATCAGAGAACATTGGCTGCGACATCTAGCTCGGGCCAAGGATGAGGGCTGCCATTGTTCTCAGCAGTGGTCAAGGTGCACACCTGAATTGGCCATGCTGCACCGAGCTGAATGCCATGACCTGGCTGTTATGGTGAACCAAGTTGTTCGGCTTTCAGAACTGTGGATTTCACGTCAAGGAAATCTCTTGAAGAACAACATGGTACATACTGTAAGCATCCCATTAATTTGGCCATCCTCATATCAGTTTGGGTGGTCTAATGGAG GAAGCGTCAAGAATATATGTGCGTTTTCAGTGGCAGAATGGTGCTGCCGTATCAGTGGCATCAACGCTGTAAATTTTGGTTCTGCCATCATAAGCTTCTGCTAG